The region AGTCAGCAGCGGCGCGGCTTCGGGTTCGAGCGCGTGGGGAACTCATGTGCCCACATTGCCTCTCGGCTGGCTTTGTCGACGAGGTAGATCAGGCTGCCGCCAACGCCGCGCACGCTCGGGATGGGCCACTCATCGGGGCCGACTGCCTGCTCGAACCGCGGGATGCGCAGGAAATCGGCGCGGGCGAGGGCGGCGGAAACGTCGGGCACCGTTAGACCCAGTGCGCAAACGGCAGCGCCGTGGACCATATCGAAGCTGTGTGCGAGGCCTTCGGGTTCGCAGTTGACGACGATGCTCGCCCCGCCTTGCGTCCAGCGGGTGACATCCTTGCTGCGATGCCGCGCGGCGGGCCGGAAGCCGAGGGGACGGAGCATCGCGCCCAGCGCTTCGGCTTCTTCGTGGCTTGCGGCAAATTCGATAAACTCGACGCCCGTTGTGCTCACGCGCGCAGGCAGTGCCGACGCAGAGGCGGACGGCTTGGTGATGCCGCCTTCAAGGAGGCGGAGCGAGCGATAGCCATCCAGCGCCACACCGCTCGCCGAACCGGCGCGAAAGCGGTCGTTGAAGATCTCGAGGCTCCAGTAGCCCTGGTAGCCGATCTTGCGGATGGCATCGGCCCACTCGTCCAGCGGAAAATCGCCCTGGCCGGGCATCGAGCGGAAATGGCGGCTCCACTGTAGCAGGTCCATGTCGAGCACCGGTGCGTCGGCCACTTGCACGATGAACAGCTTGTCGGCGCGGATATCGCCGATGCTGGAGGAGGGTATGCGGCGCGAAAGCGAGTGGAAGCTGTCGAGGACCAGGCCGATCGAGGGGTGGTCAACATCGCGAACGATGCTCCAGGCATCGCGGTGATCGTTGACATGGCGCCCCCACGCCAGCGCCTCGTAGCCGATGCGCAGGCCGCGCGCCGCAGCGCGCTCTCCTGCCTCGTGAAGGTCGGCGATGGTCATGGCTCTGTCGGCTGAAGCAATCGGTGAGCAGCTTGAGCAGAGCAGGAGGAGGTCGGTGCCAAGCTCTTGCATGACATCGAATTTGCGCTCGAGCCGATCGAAGGCGCGGGTGCGCTGCGGTTCGGGCAAGCCGTCGAGATCGCGGAACGGCTGGAACATGGTGCAGGCAAGGCCGAGGTCGGCCATCATGCTCGAGATGTCGCGCGCCGAGAAGTGTGTGGAGAGCAGGTCGTTCTCGAAGATTTCGACCCCGTCATATCCGGCAGCAGCGATGGCCTGCAGCTTGGCATCGAGCGTGCCGCTGATCGAAACCGTGGCGATTGACGTCTTCATGGCGGCTTCAGGCTCTCCGGCGCCCCGACTCTTGTGAGGTTGACATATCTAAATGTTAGGGACTAGTTCGTTACACAAATGCGGTTGGTGCGCAAGGGGAGGATTGTGAAGGGAAATTCCGATGCGGCGGCCGGAGCGGCGGTGACGGGTGGGGAAAACCCGCGCGCGCGCCGCGTCATGGGCAGACCGCAGTCGGAAATGGCGCTAGCATCGCGCGATACGGGGCTGGCGCTTCAGGCGAAGCTGCTGCACCCGACGCCAGTCGCGGAGAATGCCACCTTGCCCGAAACAGATCCCACCGCAGAGCAGAGCGCGAAGCCGGCCCGCCGTAGCCGCGCGGAAAGCCGCGAGCAGGCGATCAACCAGATCATCGACATCGCGACCAACGAGTTCGTGGAAAAGGGCCTCGCCGGGGCGCGGATCGACGAAATTGCGGGCAAGGCGACCAAGCGCAAGATCTACTACTATTTCGAGGGCAAGGACGAGCTCTACCGTGCGGTGCTTCAGCGCGCCTATGCCCGCGTGCGCGAGAGCGAGGCCGAAGTCGACATCGAGAGCGGCAGTGCCAGCGATGCCCTGCGCCGCCTGATCGAGCATGACGTGCGCTATCACGCGCGCCATCCCGAATTGGTGCGGCTGGTGATGAACGAGAACATCCATCGCGCCGAACATCTCAAGCAGATCGAGGGCCTGCCGCAGGGCAACCGCAAGGTCATCGGCATTCTCGAGAGCATCATCGCG is a window of Novosphingobium sp. THN1 DNA encoding:
- a CDS encoding TetR/AcrR family transcriptional regulator, which gives rise to MKGNSDAAAGAAVTGGENPRARRVMGRPQSEMALASRDTGLALQAKLLHPTPVAENATLPETDPTAEQSAKPARRSRAESREQAINQIIDIATNEFVEKGLAGARIDEIAGKATKRKIYYYFEGKDELYRAVLQRAYARVRESEAEVDIESGSASDALRRLIEHDVRYHARHPELVRLVMNENIHRAEHLKQIEGLPQGNRKVIGILESIIARGQAEGVFREGIDPVDLHLNLTALSFYNVSNQFTFAHNFGVDMTSPDAIERRAGQVADIILAWVTKKD
- a CDS encoding sugar phosphate isomerase/epimerase and 4-hydroxyphenylpyruvate domain-containing protein; translated protein: MKTSIATVSISGTLDAKLQAIAAAGYDGVEIFENDLLSTHFSARDISSMMADLGLACTMFQPFRDLDGLPEPQRTRAFDRLERKFDVMQELGTDLLLLCSSCSPIASADRAMTIADLHEAGERAAARGLRIGYEALAWGRHVNDHRDAWSIVRDVDHPSIGLVLDSFHSLSRRIPSSSIGDIRADKLFIVQVADAPVLDMDLLQWSRHFRSMPGQGDFPLDEWADAIRKIGYQGYWSLEIFNDRFRAGSASGVALDGYRSLRLLEGGITKPSASASALPARVSTTGVEFIEFAASHEEAEALGAMLRPLGFRPAARHRSKDVTRWTQGGASIVVNCEPEGLAHSFDMVHGAAVCALGLTVPDVSAALARADFLRIPRFEQAVGPDEWPIPSVRGVGGSLIYLVDKASREAMWAHEFPTRSNPKPRRC